AAGCGCAACCCGGCCTCCCCTGCAATTTTTTCGTCGGCTAAAATAGACACATCCCCCTGGGCCAGGGTCCTGCCGTCCTTTATTACCAGTATTTGCTGGGCCCATTCGGCAGCGAGGTCCACATCATGGGTGGCAATTACAACGGTGGTACCGTTGTTGCTTAACCGCCAGAGTATTTCCATAAGGGTATCCTTTCCCCGCGGGTCAAGGTACGCGGCCGGTTCGTCCAGGATAATAACGCGCGGATTCATGGCCAGAACGCCGGCAATTGCCACCCTCTTCTTCTGTCCGTAGCTGAGGTGGTACGGGGCCTTATCCCGGAATTTCTCCATATTGACTGCTGCCAGGGCTTCGCCAGCCCTTCTCTCCACCTCGTCCGCAGTCAGGCGCATGTTCACTGGCCCGAAAGTTACGTCTTCCCATACGGTAGATGAAAAAACCTGGTCGTCAGGATCCTGAAAAACCAGGCCAACCATGCTGCGCACCCATTTGCAGTTCCTGGCCGTAACCTCTTGCCCCATCACCCTGACCTTACCCTTTTGGGCCAGGTAAATGCCGTTAAGGTGGAGAAGCAGTGTCGACTTGCCGGCACCATTCGGCCCCAGCAGGGCGGTCCGGCTTCCTTCGGGGATAGACAGGCTTATACCTTTAAGCGCCTGAGTGCCGTCCCTGTATGTAAAAAACAGGTCTTCTACTTCAATGATATTTGCCATATCCGCCCCCCGAGTTCAATCAAGTAAAGGCCGGCAACAAATGCCAGGATTAACACCCCTGCCCAGACGTCCTTGAAGCACAGGGCCCGTCCTGCTGCCGCCTCAACCTGGCCTGAATACCCCCGTGCCAGCATGGCGCTGTAAACCCGTTCGCCCCGCTCCCAGGACCTGACAAAAAGGACGCCGACAAGTTGGCCGATGGTTTTTATTACATGCCTGTTCACCAGGCTGCCGCCTCCGTCAAAACATCTTGCCGCCCGGGCAGTGCGCATCCTCTGCAGTTCATCGGCAAGCACAAACATGTAACGGACCGTAAACTCAATTAAAGCTACCAGCACAGGGGGCACCCTCAGTTGCCTAAAAGCATCCATCAGTGCCCTGAACCCGGTTGTAGCGGTCAGAATGGACAAGGCCAGAACCGCACTAAAAACACGGATAAAAAGCGTACCTGCCCGTTTCACCCCTTCATCGGAAGCGGTAAGGGCAATAAAGCCGGCCTTTAGCTCAAACACAGGCGCACCGGGAGTAATAAACGGAAAGATTACTATCATTATGCCGCCAAAAGGAATGATCCAGACCAGTTTTTTCAAAAGGTAGCACGCCGGCATGCGGGAGAAAACGGCCAGGAGCAGGAGAAAGGTTGCCGCGGCAGCCAGAGCCAGCGGCGAATTCAAAGCAGAGGTAAGGGCCACAAAGCCAAAAACGACCGTCACTTTGACCCTGGCATCCATTTTATGTACCGCTGAAGTCCACTTCGCGCCCGGAACGGCAAAAAATCCTTCCATAAAGTTATAGAAAACCTCCCCGAAAAACAAAATGCCACAAAGCACCTGCCGCATTTTTCCGGCAAAGCCTCCGTGGCCTGTTTTCACAATATATGTAACTCTGTTAACAAAACTAACGTTTAAGGCCTTCTTGACCTTGCTCCTTTTAAATTATACTATAATAAAAAAAGTAAAATCAATAACCAGTTATAGAATTTCTTAGTGACAGCATGACATTTCTGTGATAGAATGTAACCTAGGAAGAAGTGGTACTTTTTGTGAGAGTGGACCGACAGTTTCATAAGCGGAGGTGAGTTGAGCTTGAGCTAGGCCGGACGAGCAAAGCCGAGGAGAGGTTTTATTTTGTCCATGCAAACCGGGCTCATACCCGGTTTAATTGCTTTCTGGGAGGTATAATCAATGAGCAACCGTCAAACCTTTGAAATTGAAACAGGCCTGGCCAGAATGGCCCGTTCCAGGCAAATAGCGGTGGTAGCCGTTCTTATCGCCATCGGCGCCGTGCTCCGGATGTTCAGCCCGCAAATTGCAGGAATAACTCCGAATTTCATTATTGCCATGTACTGCCTTTCCATCCTCCTGGTCCGCCCGAACGCCGGCGGCGCCCTGGGCATTGGCCTGGTAGGGGGAGCAGTGGCCATGATCTTCTCCAAATCCCCCATCCCCTACCTCAACCTGATTTCCGAACCGGCAGGGGCCCTGGCCTGCGCCGCAACCGTCAGCTACCTGCCAGAACTTGCTGCCGGAAGATATTCATTTAAGCCTACGCTGGCAACCACCCTGGGAACCCTGGTCAGCGGCCTGGTTTACATTACTTTGAACTTCAAGTTTGCCTTAAACCTGCCGGCGGACAAATTTTTAATTGCCTGGAAAACCGCCCTGGCCGTGGTGGTGGTTCCGGTTACCGTGATTAATGCTGTCTTGGCCCAGATTTTATATGCTCCGGCCAAAAAATTTTTAAAATTATAGCTTTCCGGGAGGGTTCGAGCATTGGCCCTGCTTGATATCAAGGGTTTTACTTTCAGCTACCCGCGTTCGTCCCGGCCGGCACTTAAAAACATTAATTTGAGCGTGGAAAAGGGAGAATTTATCGGCATT
The window above is part of the Pelotomaculum thermopropionicum SI genome. Proteins encoded here:
- a CDS encoding hypothetical membrane protein is translated as MSNRQTFEIETGLARMARSRQIAVVAVLIAIGAVLRMFSPQIAGITPNFIIAMYCLSILLVRPNAGGALGIGLVGGAVAMIFSKSPIPYLNLISEPAGALACAATVSYLPELAAGRYSFKPTLATTLGTLVSGLVYITLNFKFALNLPADKFLIAWKTALAVVVVPVTVINAVLAQILYAPAKKFLKL
- the CbiO gene encoding ABC-type cobalt transport system, ATPase component, which gives rise to MANIIEVEDLFFTYRDGTQALKGISLSIPEGSRTALLGPNGAGKSTLLLHLNGIYLAQKGKVRVMGQEVTARNCKWVRSMVGLVFQDPDDQVFSSTVWEDVTFGPVNMRLTADEVERRAGEALAAVNMEKFRDKAPYHLSYGQKKRVAIAGVLAMNPRVIILDEPAAYLDPRGKDTLMEILWRLSNNGTTVVIATHDVDLAAEWAQQILVIKDGRTLAQGDVSILADEKIAGEAGLRFPVVTQIFKHIPELKLAAVPLRISDAVSEIRKVLKETGRDR
- the CbiQ gene encoding ABC-type cobalt transport system, permease component CbiQ and related transporters, whose translation is MFFGEVFYNFMEGFFAVPGAKWTSAVHKMDARVKVTVVFGFVALTSALNSPLALAAAATFLLLLAVFSRMPACYLLKKLVWIIPFGGIMIVIFPFITPGAPVFELKAGFIALTASDEGVKRAGTLFIRVFSAVLALSILTATTGFRALMDAFRQLRVPPVLVALIEFTVRYMFVLADELQRMRTARAARCFDGGGSLVNRHVIKTIGQLVGVLFVRSWERGERVYSAMLARGYSGQVEAAAGRALCFKDVWAGVLILAFVAGLYLIELGGRIWQISLK